A region of the Campylobacter subantarcticus LMG 24377 genome:
GCTAGATCTTGGATTGATAGCGCTAAAAGAAATTTAAATCAAATTGCCATTGTTGACCCACTCATAGGAGGCATTACTTATAGAAAAATGCTTGCTCTAAGCTTAGTTTTTAGTTCTTTTATCAAAAACCGATCATATGATTTAAATATACAACCTACCCAAGGAAGCTATGCTCCAAAAGAAGAATGTATAGGAATTTTACTCCCTGCTTCTATGGCTAGCTCACTTTGTAATTTAAGCGTATTACTTGCAAATAAAATCGTAGTAAACTTAAATTTTACCGCTGGAACAAAAGCGATCAACCAAGCTATACAAAGTTCTCAAATTCAACAAATTTACACTTCTAGAAAATTTATAGAAAAGCTAGAAAGCAAAGGTGTGAAATTAGAATTTGAAACCCATGTTAGACTTATTTTTATGGAAGATGTAATCGCAAGTTTTAAAACTCAAAAGTTTAAAATCTTTTCTATGCTTGCTTTAGTAAGTATTTTGCCTACTTGCTTGTTAAAAACATTATTTGCACCTAATAAACAAAATCTTGCCGTAGTTGCTATTTTATTTAGTAGCGGTAGTGAAGGAATGCCAAAAGGGGTAATGCTAAACAATCGTAACATATTAAGCAATATAGCACAAATTTCAGATGTATTATGTGCGAAGAATGAAGATGTAGTTTTATCCTCTTTACCACCTTTTCATGCTTTTGGGCTAACCGTAACGACATTTTTGCCTTTATTAGAAGGGATAAAAAGCGTAACTCACGCAGATCCAACCGATGCTCTAGGCGTTGCTAAGGCTGTAGCAAAAAATAATGTAAGCATTATGTGTGGTACTTCAACTTTCTTGGGTATTTATGCAAGAAATAAAAAACTTGATGCGATTATGTTTGAAAGCTTAAGAATCATTGTTTCAGGTGCTGAAAAACTTAAAAACGAAGTAAGAACCGCTTTTGAAATGAAATTTAAAAAACCTATTTTCGAAGGCTATGGTGCTACTGAAACTACTCCAGTTGCAAGTGTAAATTTACCAAATAAATTTGACCCTGATTATTGGATTTTACACCGTGCAAACAAAGAAGGCAGCGTAGGAATGCCTTTACCAGGAAGTGCAATACGCATAGTAGATCCTTCAAGTTATAAAAGCTTAAATCATGGAGAAGATGGCTTGATACTCATTGGCGGTCATCAAGTCATGGTGGGCTACTTAAACAACAAAGAAAAAACTGATGAAGTGATTAAAGAAATCGATGGCATACGTTGGTATAACACTGGCGATAAAGGGCATGTGGATGAAGATGGCTTTTTATATATCATAGATCGCTATTCTCGTTTTGCAAAAGTTGGTGGTGAGATGGTATCTTTAGGAGCCTTAGAAGAAGAAATTGCTAAATTTATAAACACCGAAGTGGTAAAATTTTGCGCTGTTGCGCTAGAAGATGATAAAAAAGGCGAGGCGGTATGTTTACTGATTGAGTGTCAAGAACAAGATTTCAAAGGAATTTGTGAAGCGATTAAAAACTCCACCATGCCTGCGATTTTTAAGCCAAGTAAATATTTTAAAGTGGAACAAATTCCTCTTTTAGGTTCAGGTAAGGTAGATTTAAAAGGTGCTAAAGATTTAGCTAAAAATTTACAAGAAAACTAAAAGTCCAAAGTAAATACTTTGGACTTTTTTACAAACTATTTCTTTTAGTTTTATAATCATATTTTTTATCAAAAACAAACTTACCATTTTCTTTCATTCTCATATCTCCCTTAATATAAAAATACTCCAAGTCACTTGTTTGTGTTAAGACTATATCCGCTTCCATCATACAACCTTCACGTCCTATTTGCATGGTTTGAGTAATCGTGTATTGCGCGCTTAAAGGATTTTCGTTTTGGAGTTTTAATTCTCTTTTTAAATTATGCTTTACCAAAACATCAACCTCATCAAACCTATAAACACCCTCTCCAAAGACACCGCCTACACCATCTGTAATGCAAGTCCAAGTATCATTTAAAATATCATAAGAAATACTTCTATCAACCCTGCCTTCTTCTAAAAGTGTTGTTGGTGTTAAAGGTGCGCTTTGAGCTTGCATATTGATTTTATCACAGTCTTTACCACTAAAACATGGCAAATTAAATTCACACTCACTTAAATCCAAAGTTAAGGTTGAAATTTTTGGCATAGGCCAAAACATAGGCCAAAAAGAATTCGCTAATGATAATCTTACTCTAGAACCTTTGGCAAATCTATATCCACAAGCATCAAGCTTGATTTGTTTTTGAACAAATTCATCTTTTTTTAAAGGCACAAATTGTTCATTATCATCACTCAACGCAAGATTTATAACACCATAACTTACTCTTTTAACATACCCATCTTCCCTTACTTCACTAAGTTGAGCAAAAAGCATAGCTTTTTCTTGATCGCTTGTAAGTTTTACTTTTAAGATAGGAAAACCCAAAACATCTAAATCTTGCTCTAGACATTCACTTTCAAAAACCACAGCCATTCCATCATCTAGCCTTTGATCACAAGGGCTTTCACCTAAAACACCTGCTCCCATCCACTCACCAGATAAAAGACCATGGTTTAATGGAGTATTGATTTTTACAAAGTCATAAGATTTTTGACAAGATAATTGATGCGAATTTAAATAATATTTTTTATAACTTACTTGCTGCTTAAAATCCTCCACGCCAACAAAACGACCTTGGACTGTTTCTATTTTTGAGTAAGGTTTGTAGCTATTTTCAATATAAGCTTGTATCATCGGTGTTTCAAGCACATCATTAGGCTCATTTTTAAGCCATTTATCCCACCATTTTAGCGCCTCTTGTAAAAAACCTATAGCAGGCAAAGGCGTACCATCATGAGGATAAACATGAGCCCAAGGACCTATAATAGCTTTTTTAGGCACCTTTAACCCCCTCATTAAACTAAACACTGTGTTCGTATAAGAATCAGCCCAACCATCTAGCGCAAACACAGGAACTTGTATATCATCATAGTTTTCTCCCACAGAACCATGTTTCCAGTATTCATCTTTTAAAGTGTGTTCAAGCCATAGTGCAGGCCATAAAGGCATGTTTTTAAGCCTATTTAACCATTTTTCCCTGCCATTTGGATCAATTTTTGGATCGATAAAACGTGATTGATATGCAAGCATAATATTGCCCCACCAAAAATTATCATTAAGCAAACATCCGCCTTTATAGTGAATATCTTCATTGTATCTATCATCCGTAAAACCTACTACTATAATAGCTTTTAAATTTTTAGGTCTTCTTGCTGCAACTTGCAAAGAATTAAATCCACCCCATGATTTACCCATCATACCAACATTACCATTGCACCATTCTTGCTTTACTATCCATTCAATAACTTCCAAAGCATCATCTTGTTCTTGCTTTAAATACTCATCTTTTAGCAAGCCATCAGATTCCCCACTCCCTCTAATATCAACCCGAACAACCGCATAGCCATTTCCACTAAAATATCCATGCATAGGCTCATCTCTACCTCTTGTACCATCATTTTTTCTATAAGGAATATATTCTAAAATAGCAGGTACTTTTTCTTTAACCTGAGGAAGCCAAATTCTAGATGAAAGTTTAGTTCCATCTTTTAACTCAATCCATACATTTTCTATAACCTTAACTTTGTTTTTAAAATCCAAAACAATCTCTTTCATATTCTCTCCTTTTTATTATATTTTTTAATCCAAATCAAGCAAAACATCACACCCAAAAAAGCCATTGTAATCATAATGCTAAAATAAATATAAAAACCTTTCACACCAGGATATCTATCTAACAAATCCCCTGCTAAAAGTGGTGCAAAAACCTCAGGCAAATACCCAAATGTAGAAACAATACCAATAGCCATACCAGCCAAATGAATAGGAATTTTTCCCTCACTCAACAAAGAATAATAAATTCCAAAATTAGAATACATAGCCACATAAATCACAACACAAGCAGAGGTTAAAATACTCATTTGCAAAAAGCCGCTTGTATAAGAACTTAAAATCAAAAACACCACTCCAATACCCATTAAAATAAAGCCTATCATCATTACCTTTGCTTTACCATAACCATCTGCTATAAACCCACCTATCACAGATGAAATAGGACGGATATATTGTGCTAAAACTGTTAAAATAGCTGCAAAAACAGCAGATGTCCCTATGACATTACTTGCATAAGGGGTAAAATAATAAAAACTCATATTGAAAAAATATGTACAAAAAGTAATGGCTACCACAAGCCATAAGGCTGAATTTTTAAGAAGAAAGATCAAATCCTGAAGTCGTAATTTTTCACTAGCTTCTTCTATTTTATCTTCTAAAAGAAAAAACAAAACAACAGCACTTACAATAGGAGCTAAAGAGTAAAAAATAATAATCATCTCTATTCCTTTATTGGCAAGAGCTTGGATTTGAAAATACCCAAAAATACTTGTAGCTATAGCCAAATGTGCCGCACCAACAACCCCTCTTCCACCTTCAAAAATTCCATAAGCACGGGCTTGTTCTTTGAAGCTTGCCAAGCTTCTTACTATTTTCATTAAAGAAGGCCAAAAAGTCAATAAAGAAGTAATCCCCCATAAACCATAAATAACCAACAAGGCATTTAAAGAAGTAAAATACAAATGCAACAAACCCCCTAATCCTGTAGCAACTAAAGAAAATATCAATAATTTTTTAGGTGCAAAACGATCTGCTAAATAACCTCCCAAAGCATAAGAAAACAAACCAAGTAAACCATAAGCACTGCCCAAAAGCCCCATTTCAAAATTGTTAAGATGATAAAGATTCATATAATCATCGTAGTAGTATTTTCTAAAATAAGGTAAACCATAAATAATAGATCCACAAAAAGACAGCAATAAAAGCGTAAAAAAATTATTTTTTAAACCATGATTTTCACTTTGTCCCATCAAAAAACCTCCTTTTATATACTATATATAAATTTCTAGTTTTTTAAATATAAATACTTAAATTTATACAAAAAAAGATAAAACTAGTATTTTTTTACACAATTGTTGTATTTTTTTATAAGATATTATTATTTTAATAATTTATAATCATAAAAAATAATTTCAAAGATAGGAAATATTTTTAAATTTTTATTTTTTATTATTGTTTTTTTGATACATTTACATATATAAAATACTAAAAAAGGGAAAGAATGAAAGTTTTTGATATGGTAGTTATCGGAGCTGGACCTGCAGGTATTGCAGCAGGAATAGAAGCCAAAATAAAAAATAAAGAAGTAATTGTTTTAGAAAAAACTGACTCAATCTGCCAAACTTTGGTTAAATTTTACAAAGAAGGCAAAAGAGTTGACAAGGCTTATAAAGGTTGCGATAGTACAAATTACGGACATATAAATTTTGAAGATGGAACAAGAGAAAGTACAATAGAAACTTTCCAAAAAGCGATCGAAGAACATCACCTTGAGGTGAAACTTTCAAGTGAAGTTGAAAGTGTTAAAAAAGATGGAGAAAATTTCATCGTTAGCACTGCAAATGAAAATTATATCTGCAAAAATGCAGTTATAGCTATAGGTAGAATGGGTAAACCAAACAAACCAAGTTATCCATTACCTATCACTTTAACTAAAATCATTAATTTCAATGCAAATTCAGCAAGTCAAAATGAAAAAATATTGGTTGTTGGTGGTGGAAATTCAGCTGCTGAATACGCCATAGATTTAGCTAAAAATAACGACGTAACGCTTTGCTATAGAAGAGAAACTTTCTCAAGATTAAATGATATTAATCTTGAAGATATTCAAAAAGCTTTCGAGCAAGGTAGTGTCAAAGCAAAACTAGGTATTGATATAAATAGTATAGAAGATGAAAATGGCAAAGCAAAGGTAAATTTCACTAATGATACATGTGAAACTTACGATCGCATTATTTATGCTATTGGTGGTTCAACTCCGCTTGATTTCTTGCAAAAATGTTCAATTGAAGTTGATGAAAAAGGTGTACCTAGTTTTGATGAGAACAAAGAAAGCAATGTAAAAGGATTGTTTGTAGCAGGAGATATTGCTAGTAAAAATGGAGCTTCTATTGTAGTGGGTTTAAATGATTCATTTAAAATCTGCGATTATCTTTATAAATGCTAAAACTTTTTCAACTTCCAAAAGGCTATCGCTACAACAATGATAGTCTTTTGCTTTTTGATTTTTTATCCCAACACCACCTCAAAGGAAATATCCTAGATATAGGTTGTGGATGTGGTATCTTGGGACTTTTAACTAAACAAAAATTTCCCAACTCCAAAGTATATATGCTAGACATTCAAGAGCAAAATATCAAACTAACACGCAAAAATGCCAAAGAAAACAATCTCGAAATCCAAAGCTTTTGCGAAGATTTTTTAAATTACAATAGCGATATTAAATTTGACTTTTTAATCTCCAATCCTCCTTTTTATAAAAAAAACACCCAAAAAAGTGAAGATACCCATTTGTGTATATCTAGATATCAAGAATTTATGCCACTTGAAAAAATGTTAGCCAAAATCAATAGCCTCATTCAGCCAAATGGTAGTTTTTTTATGTGCTATGATGCAAATTTTTTAGATGAAATATGCGCTTATTTAAAGGAGTTTAAACTAAAATTGGTAGCGTTACAATGTGTACACTCCAACCCTCAAACCAATGCAAGAATCATCTTAATGCATATCAAAAAAAACAGCAAAAGTCCTTGTGTGATTATGCCTACGCTTTTTATGTATAATAACAATACACTTAATCCAAAAATACAAGAAATTTACAACACTACAGGAACTATAAGCTATGATATATGAAAAAGGTTTTGATTATTCTTTTGATGAAAATGCTTGTCAAAAATGCGGTGGTAAATGTTGCATAGGCGATAGTGGGTATATTTATGCTAGCAAGGAAGAGTTAGAAGCAATTGCTAGTTTTTTAAATCTTGATTTTGAAGCTTTTAAAGAACAATACCTCATCAAAGTTGGTTTTAAATACAGCCTTAAAGAGGCAAAGTACGAAAATGGCTATCGTTGTATTTTTTTTGATACAATGCATAAAAAATGTTTAATTTATCAATGTCGGCCAAAACAATGTCGAACTTTTCCATTTTGGGATTATTTTAAAACACACAAAGAGGAGTTGAAAAAAGAATGCATAGGGGTTTGTTTTCATTAATCATTGCTTTATTTTTAACAAGTTTTGTCTTCGCAAAAGATGAGAATAAAATCATACAAGCACTTGTTTATGAAGAAGAAGGACAACTGCAAGATGCGTGTAATGTTTATGCGGATTTATTCAAAGAAAACAATGAAAGTATTTATCT
Encoded here:
- a CDS encoding YkgJ family cysteine cluster protein, which translates into the protein MIYEKGFDYSFDENACQKCGGKCCIGDSGYIYASKEELEAIASFLNLDFEAFKEQYLIKVGFKYSLKEAKYENGYRCIFFDTMHKKCLIYQCRPKQCRTFPFWDYFKTHKEELKKECIGVCFH
- a CDS encoding tRNA1(Val) (adenine(37)-N6)-methyltransferase, which encodes MLKLFQLPKGYRYNNDSLLLFDFLSQHHLKGNILDIGCGCGILGLLTKQKFPNSKVYMLDIQEQNIKLTRKNAKENNLEIQSFCEDFLNYNSDIKFDFLISNPPFYKKNTQKSEDTHLCISRYQEFMPLEKMLAKINSLIQPNGSFFMCYDANFLDEICAYLKEFKLKLVALQCVHSNPQTNARIILMHIKKNSKSPCVIMPTLFMYNNNTLNPKIQEIYNTTGTISYDI
- a CDS encoding CocE/NonD family hydrolase, whose amino-acid sequence is MKEIVLDFKNKVKVIENVWIELKDGTKLSSRIWLPQVKEKVPAILEYIPYRKNDGTRGRDEPMHGYFSGNGYAVVRVDIRGSGESDGLLKDEYLKQEQDDALEVIEWIVKQEWCNGNVGMMGKSWGGFNSLQVAARRPKNLKAIIVVGFTDDRYNEDIHYKGGCLLNDNFWWGNIMLAYQSRFIDPKIDPNGREKWLNRLKNMPLWPALWLEHTLKDEYWKHGSVGENYDDIQVPVFALDGWADSYTNTVFSLMRGLKVPKKAIIGPWAHVYPHDGTPLPAIGFLQEALKWWDKWLKNEPNDVLETPMIQAYIENSYKPYSKIETVQGRFVGVEDFKQQVSYKKYYLNSHQLSCQKSYDFVKINTPLNHGLLSGEWMGAGVLGESPCDQRLDDGMAVVFESECLEQDLDVLGFPILKVKLTSDQEKAMLFAQLSEVREDGYVKRVSYGVINLALSDDNEQFVPLKKDEFVQKQIKLDACGYRFAKGSRVRLSLANSFWPMFWPMPKISTLTLDLSECEFNLPCFSGKDCDKINMQAQSAPLTPTTLLEEGRVDRSISYDILNDTWTCITDGVGGVFGEGVYRFDEVDVLVKHNLKRELKLQNENPLSAQYTITQTMQIGREGCMMEADIVLTQTSDLEYFYIKGDMRMKENGKFVFDKKYDYKTKRNSL
- a CDS encoding NAD(P)-binding domain-containing protein; translated protein: MKVFDMVVIGAGPAGIAAGIEAKIKNKEVIVLEKTDSICQTLVKFYKEGKRVDKAYKGCDSTNYGHINFEDGTRESTIETFQKAIEEHHLEVKLSSEVESVKKDGENFIVSTANENYICKNAVIAIGRMGKPNKPSYPLPITLTKIINFNANSASQNEKILVVGGGNSAAEYAIDLAKNNDVTLCYRRETFSRLNDINLEDIQKAFEQGSVKAKLGIDINSIEDENGKAKVNFTNDTCETYDRIIYAIGGSTPLDFLQKCSIEVDEKGVPSFDENKESNVKGLFVAGDIASKNGASIVVGLNDSFKICDYLYKC
- a CDS encoding MFS transporter encodes the protein MGQSENHGLKNNFFTLLLLSFCGSIIYGLPYFRKYYYDDYMNLYHLNNFEMGLLGSAYGLLGLFSYALGGYLADRFAPKKLLIFSLVATGLGGLLHLYFTSLNALLVIYGLWGITSLLTFWPSLMKIVRSLASFKEQARAYGIFEGGRGVVGAAHLAIATSIFGYFQIQALANKGIEMIIIFYSLAPIVSAVVLFFLLEDKIEEASEKLRLQDLIFLLKNSALWLVVAITFCTYFFNMSFYYFTPYASNVIGTSAVFAAILTVLAQYIRPISSVIGGFIADGYGKAKVMMIGFILMGIGVVFLILSSYTSGFLQMSILTSACVVIYVAMYSNFGIYYSLLSEGKIPIHLAGMAIGIVSTFGYLPEVFAPLLAGDLLDRYPGVKGFYIYFSIMITMAFLGVMFCLIWIKKYNKKERI